The genomic DNA GTTGTTGGCCGTTACCGATCCGAGCAACATTGCCGGACGTGTTGATGGTGTGATTCTGGTGATTCGAATTCGCAAAGTCATCCGCCCGATGGCGGTTCGCGCATCGCGGATGCTTGAGACGTTGGGTGCCAATGTTTTGGGAGTCGTCGTCAACGGGGTCGGCAGTCGTGAGGCCTACGGTTACGGTTCGAAATACTATCGTTCGCGAACGAATTATTACGGCGGTGACTACTATCGTTCCGGATACGGGTATTCCTACGGCAACAGCTACGGAACCGGTGACCAATACGAATACGGAAACTACTACGAGGATCCTGCGGATAGCGCCGCAGCCGGTGGGAAGGGCAAGGTTGCTGCAAAGCAACCCGGTTCCGAAGCGACGGCAACCGGCGGTAAATCGGTATAGCGTCGTTGGCCCAACGGGTGGCGAAAAACAGGTGGTTGTGTCATTGAGCAACCGCTGGCGGTACAATAGTGAGATCCTGCTCCCCGTAGCCATTGTCTGCGGAGAGTTTACTCTCCCAGCGTACCCTCCTTTGCCCCGCCGTTGCCGTGAATAAATCACCCTCACATGCACAGTGCCGTCGAATTGTTGCGGCTCTGTTGATTTCTGTCGCCAGCACGACCAGCTGGGGTGCGGAGCTGGGGAATGCGGATCCGTTGGAGTTCTTCGAAAAACGGGTTCGCCCCGTTCTCGTCGAACACTGTTATTCTTGCCACAGCGTCGAAGCTTCCAAGTTGCAGGCGGGACTGCGAGTCGACAGCCGCGCTGCGTTGATTCAGGGAGGCGATTCGGGAACGTCGTTGCAACCTGGGGATGCCGACGGCAGTCTGTTGGTCGAAGCGGTCCGCTACGAATCGTATGAGATGCCCCCCAAGGGAAAACTTCCCGACGCGGAGATCCAAGCGATCGAGGATTGGGTCGCGATGGGCGCTCCATGGCCGGACGAACCACCACCGCAATCGGATCAGCAGCGTGAGGCTTTCGACCTCCGCCAGCGTGCGGCAGAACATTGGGTCTGGCAGCCAATCACCTCGCCCACACCGCCACCAACTGCCGACACGCAATGGCCGCGCAGCGACATCGACCGCTTCATCTTGAAACGCCTCGAAGCCGCAGAGCTACGGCCGGCGCCGGATGCCGATCGCAGTGCGGTGGCACGCCGTCTGTACTTTGATCTGATCGGATTGCCACCCAGCGCCGATCAATTGCAGGCCTTTCTCGACGACACTAGCGAGCAAGCGACGTCGCGTCTTGTGGACCAACTGTTGGAGTCTCCGCGTTTTGGAGAGCGTTGGGGCCGGCACTGGTTGGATCTGGTGCGCTATGCCGAATCGCGCGGCCACGAATTTGATAACGACGCGCGCGATGCCTATCAGTATCGCGACTACGTGATCCGCGCGTTGAATGCCGACATCCCGTACGATCAATGGGTTCGCGAGCACATCGCCGGCGACCTGTTGGAATCACCTCGCTTGCATCCCGAGGAGCAATATAACGAGTCGATCTTGGGAACTGGATTTTGGTTTCTCGGGGAATGGGTGCATTCGCCTGTCGACATCCGTAAGGACGAAGCGGATCGATTCGACAACATGATCGACGTGATGTCGAAGGCTTTTTTAGGAGTGACGGTTTCGTGTGCGCGTTGCCACGACCACAAGTTTGATGCCATCTCAACGGCCGACTACTACGCACTGTGTGGCTTTCTACAAGGAAGTGATTTCCGCGAAGTTCGCTTTGAATCGCTCCACCACAATCAGCAGGTTGCCAAACGCTTGGCCGATCTCGACGCGGCGTTTCGAGCGAAAATTGAAGGATTGATTGGCGCGCAGCCGGCTCCGGCTTCGCCCCCCGTTGAGTCGGTTGAATTGGCGGATACCAGTCTGGTGGACTATGCCCATCTTGCTGCGGACCACTTCCTTCAAAACGGTTTCATCTTCGGTAGCCAACCGCGGGTGGTAGGGGAGCTTCAACTTTCCGAGACCGAAGGCCAAGTCGCTTTACGCGTGGCGGAAACGACAGCCGCCGTCAACGATTCCTTTTGGAACGGCCTAAAATCGATCCATGAAAAGGGGATCCATCACCGCAATGCATTGGATAAGATTCCGCATGTCGGTCGGACGTTGCGTACTCCAAGTTTTGAAGTTCAGCACGGAGAGATCGTTTGTCGCGTTCAGGGCAATGGACATGTCGTTGCTTGTGTCGATTCGCATCGTTTGATCGCTGGCCCATTGCACGGCGAAACGATACGCAAGATCGACGCCAAGACACCTTGGGTTCGGTTGAACCTAAAACGCTATGTCGGTCACCGAATCCACTTGGAATTCGTACCTGCAAAGAAACAGACGCTGGCTGTTTCTTTGGTCTTGGAAAATCCAACGCCCGAACAATTGAAAGCGGTGGAAGCACGCGAGGCATGGCAAGTTAAAGTCGCGGGAACGCGGCAGGAACAAGTCGACAAAGTATTGGCCGAAGCAACGCCTCGTTCACGGTCGCTAAAAGCTTTGGTGGAACAATGGGCTGCGGAACGGAAATCGTTAAAGCAACAAATCCAATACGATTCGCGCGCTGCGATGGCGATGCTGGACGGGATCGGTGAAGACGACCACGTCTTGATTCGCGGTAACGCTAGCAAGCCGGGGAAGCTTGAGCCACGGCATTTCTTGACTGCGATTGTGGGCGATCAACCGATGGCGATCGCGCGCGGAAGCGGCCGGCTGGAGCTGGCGCAAACCATTAACGATCCCAACAATCCGTTAACCTCCCGCGTGATCGTGAATCGTGTCTGGCACCA from Rosistilla carotiformis includes the following:
- a CDS encoding PSD1 and planctomycete cytochrome C domain-containing protein — protein: MNKSPSHAQCRRIVAALLISVASTTSWGAELGNADPLEFFEKRVRPVLVEHCYSCHSVEASKLQAGLRVDSRAALIQGGDSGTSLQPGDADGSLLVEAVRYESYEMPPKGKLPDAEIQAIEDWVAMGAPWPDEPPPQSDQQREAFDLRQRAAEHWVWQPITSPTPPPTADTQWPRSDIDRFILKRLEAAELRPAPDADRSAVARRLYFDLIGLPPSADQLQAFLDDTSEQATSRLVDQLLESPRFGERWGRHWLDLVRYAESRGHEFDNDARDAYQYRDYVIRALNADIPYDQWVREHIAGDLLESPRLHPEEQYNESILGTGFWFLGEWVHSPVDIRKDEADRFDNMIDVMSKAFLGVTVSCARCHDHKFDAISTADYYALCGFLQGSDFREVRFESLHHNQQVAKRLADLDAAFRAKIEGLIGAQPAPASPPVESVELADTSLVDYAHLAADHFLQNGFIFGSQPRVVGELQLSETEGQVALRVAETTAAVNDSFWNGLKSIHEKGIHHRNALDKIPHVGRTLRTPSFEVQHGEIVCRVQGNGHVVACVDSHRLIAGPLHGETIRKIDAKTPWVRLNLKRYVGHRIHLEFVPAKKQTLAVSLVLENPTPEQLKAVEAREAWQVKVAGTRQEQVDKVLAEATPRSRSLKALVEQWAAERKSLKQQIQYDSRAAMAMLDGIGEDDHVLIRGNASKPGKLEPRHFLTAIVGDQPMAIARGSGRLELAQTINDPNNPLTSRVIVNRVWHHLMGRGIVPTTDDFGVLGQRPTHPELLDYLATRFRSDGQSLKRLIRYVVLSRTYQMSSNADPTAVAADPKNLLWHHRWPKRLEGEAIRDALLSVSGRLNEQMFGEPIPIHLTGFMDGRGRPGVSGPLDGEGRRSIYISVRRNFLSPFMLTFDTPVPFSAMGRRNVSNVPAQALILMNDPMVVQQAELWAQRTVKTFPDAADPNLDRQRVVWMYQMAFARQPTPRELDLAMQFLKTEAATGSQDDLVLWADLAHALINTKEFIFLK